The Microbulbifer sp. YPW1 genome contains a region encoding:
- a CDS encoding oxidoreductase: MVQHSRALGAAPPKPKLAVWKFTSCDGCQLSLLDCEDELLALADKVEIAYFMEASSSQLPGPYDLSLVEGSITTAEEQQRIRDIRTQSRALVAIGACATAGGIQALRNFADVDGFIAAVYAHPEYIATLKTSTPVSSHVAVDFELNGCPINKYQLLEVISAFLHRRPPQVPAHSVCIECKQRGNICVWVAHGTPCMGPVTQAGCGAICPSYHRGCYGCYGPKENSNTASLCHWWEQELGADKATVIQNLRNFNAAAPVFDAASRNREGQDDQE; this comes from the coding sequence ATGGTTCAACATTCGCGCGCTCTAGGCGCCGCGCCACCCAAGCCGAAGCTTGCCGTGTGGAAGTTCACCTCCTGTGACGGCTGTCAGTTGAGCCTGCTGGACTGCGAAGACGAACTACTGGCGCTGGCGGACAAAGTTGAGATTGCCTATTTCATGGAAGCGTCCAGCAGCCAACTCCCCGGACCCTATGACCTTTCCCTGGTTGAGGGTTCCATCACCACCGCTGAAGAGCAACAGCGCATCCGCGACATTCGCACCCAGTCCCGAGCACTCGTTGCAATCGGAGCCTGCGCCACAGCGGGCGGGATACAGGCACTCAGGAATTTTGCGGACGTAGATGGATTCATCGCTGCGGTGTATGCCCATCCGGAATATATCGCTACTCTCAAAACCTCAACCCCTGTGAGCAGCCACGTGGCGGTCGATTTCGAGTTAAATGGGTGTCCGATCAATAAATATCAGCTGCTGGAAGTGATCAGCGCATTTTTGCATCGGCGCCCACCGCAGGTGCCAGCACACTCTGTATGTATCGAGTGCAAACAACGCGGCAATATCTGCGTATGGGTAGCCCATGGAACACCGTGTATGGGACCGGTAACCCAGGCGGGCTGTGGCGCTATCTGCCCCAGCTACCACCGCGGTTGCTACGGTTGCTACGGCCCAAAGGAAAACAGTAATACCGCATCCCTGTGCCACTGGTGGGAACAGGAGCTGGGTGCGGACAAGGCCACGGTGATCCAGAACCTGCGTAATTTCAACGCGGCGGCACCGGTATTCGATGCTGCCAGCCGCAATCGGGAAGGCCAGGATGACCAGGAGTAA
- a CDS encoding FAD/NAD(P)-binding protein translates to MTPALFRVRRRSEEYAGTFTLDIQHKEGNPLPRFEPGQFNMLYAFGCGEVPISMSGKTGETGGYVHTIRTHGLVTQSLERLREGDLLGVRGPFGQGWPMHKVDGKDVLIVAGGLGLAPLRPVIYSLLSGAQACRSLRLFYGARRPQEMLYADELRSWSAQIQQVLSVDHADDAWSGAIGVITGPLAGTEIDCDNTIVFLCGPEVMMRFCIQTLTGKGLPDSAIYLSMERNMKCATGHCGHCQWGPQFVCKDGPVFDYGSVKQWFNIRAL, encoded by the coding sequence ATGACACCGGCACTGTTCCGAGTGCGGCGTCGCAGTGAAGAGTACGCGGGTACCTTCACGCTGGATATCCAGCATAAAGAAGGCAACCCGCTTCCACGCTTCGAGCCCGGTCAATTCAATATGCTGTACGCATTTGGCTGTGGTGAAGTCCCGATTTCCATGAGTGGAAAAACCGGCGAAACCGGCGGCTACGTGCACACAATCCGGACCCACGGACTCGTCACCCAATCCCTGGAGCGCTTACGCGAGGGAGATTTACTCGGGGTGCGCGGTCCATTCGGCCAAGGCTGGCCGATGCATAAAGTCGACGGCAAAGATGTGCTGATCGTGGCCGGCGGGTTGGGCCTGGCGCCACTGCGGCCGGTGATATACAGCCTGCTCTCGGGAGCCCAGGCTTGTCGCAGCCTGCGACTGTTTTACGGTGCCCGGCGTCCTCAGGAAATGCTGTATGCAGATGAACTCCGCAGTTGGAGCGCACAAATCCAGCAGGTTCTCTCTGTAGATCATGCGGATGACGCCTGGAGTGGCGCGATCGGCGTTATTACCGGGCCACTTGCAGGCACCGAGATTGATTGTGATAACACCATTGTCTTCCTCTGTGGTCCCGAAGTGATGATGCGGTTTTGTATCCAGACACTGACGGGAAAAGGTCTGCCGGATTCTGCAATCTATCTGTCCATGGAACGGAATATGAAATGTGCCACCGGGCATTGCGGACACTGCCAGTGGGGACCGCAGTTCGTGTGTAAGGACGGGCCGGTATTCGATTACGGGAGCGTGAAGCAATGGTTCAACATTCGCGCGCTCTAG
- a CDS encoding cyclic nucleotide-binding domain-containing protein, producing the protein MKSMSQLLHEHPFFSQMEAEHLDFIANCGENHIYNAGEYIARENAPADHFFLIRDGQVAVECYVPNHGALCLQTLHSGDIFGWSWLFPPYLWTFDAKAMDEVHAIRLDGKCLREKCESDPQMGYQLMKRFARIISDRVKATRVQLMDVYGQQRPPLEGEK; encoded by the coding sequence ATGAAGAGCATGTCCCAGCTATTACATGAGCACCCGTTTTTTAGTCAAATGGAAGCGGAGCATCTCGACTTCATTGCTAATTGCGGCGAAAACCATATTTACAATGCCGGGGAGTATATTGCCCGAGAAAATGCCCCGGCAGATCACTTCTTCCTGATCAGGGATGGCCAGGTTGCGGTGGAGTGCTATGTGCCGAATCACGGGGCGCTCTGCCTGCAGACCTTACACAGCGGTGATATCTTCGGCTGGTCTTGGTTATTCCCCCCTTATCTGTGGACCTTCGATGCGAAGGCCATGGATGAGGTGCATGCAATTCGCCTTGACGGCAAGTGCCTGCGGGAGAAGTGCGAGAGTGACCCGCAAATGGGCTACCAGCTGATGAAGCGTTTCGCCCGCATTATCAGCGACCGGGTAAAGGCTACCCGCGTACAGCTGATGGATGTTTACGGCCAGCAACGTCCGCCGTTAGAAGGCGAAAAATGA